From a single Meiothermus sp. Pnk-1 genomic region:
- a CDS encoding ABC transporter substrate-binding protein: protein MSKKWVVLLALAVASLSLAQKIGDCELTGKKGEFSIKPAVPGQLTVQTNLPAPGWWNGDTPQTIKSGFEYCLAANIAYRAGLDKVVVQNVSFDALVAGQTKAFDIALSQVTITEERKKVVDFSPPYFSSDQGLLVRKGTKVNSSNIKNLKIGVQQGTTAVDFVKNVLKVPSANVRVFPDTPNMFTALQARQVDVVMLDTAIVLVQAAKSNGALEVVGQYKTGESYGAIYPKGSPNRATFDRIIQALNADGTIKKLTQTYLAKEFGGDPTAIPYLKP, encoded by the coding sequence ATGAGCAAGAAGTGGGTCGTCCTGCTGGCGCTGGCCGTAGCTTCCCTCTCTTTGGCCCAGAAGATCGGCGATTGCGAGCTTACCGGCAAAAAGGGCGAGTTTTCCATCAAACCCGCGGTACCGGGCCAGCTCACCGTGCAGACCAACCTGCCCGCCCCCGGCTGGTGGAACGGCGACACTCCCCAGACCATCAAGTCTGGCTTCGAATACTGCCTGGCGGCCAACATCGCCTATCGCGCAGGGCTCGATAAGGTAGTAGTGCAAAACGTCTCCTTTGACGCTTTGGTCGCGGGGCAGACCAAAGCCTTCGACATTGCCCTCTCGCAGGTCACCATCACCGAGGAGCGCAAAAAGGTGGTGGACTTCTCGCCCCCCTACTTCTCCTCCGACCAGGGGTTGCTGGTGCGCAAGGGCACCAAGGTGAACTCGAGCAACATCAAAAACCTGAAGATCGGGGTGCAGCAGGGGACCACCGCGGTGGATTTTGTCAAGAACGTGCTCAAAGTTCCCTCCGCCAACGTTCGGGTCTTCCCCGATACCCCTAACATGTTCACCGCGCTGCAGGCCCGCCAGGTGGATGTGGTGATGCTCGATACCGCCATCGTGCTGGTGCAGGCGGCGAAATCCAACGGGGCTTTGGAGGTGGTGGGGCAGTACAAGACCGGCGAGAGCTACGGGGCCATCTACCCCAAGGGCTCGCCTAATCGGGCCACCTTCGACCGCATCATCCAGGCCCTCAATGCGGACGGAACCATCAAGAAACTCACCCAGACCTATCTGGCCAAGGAGTTCGGTGGCGACCCCACCGCGATTCCCTACCTCAAGCCCTAG
- a CDS encoding response regulator transcription factor: MPAKVLVVEDDPGIRMLVASTLKSAGLTVLEARDGVEAMDFVPEADLVVLDVGLPRQSGWEVLEGIRQNFGQLPVLMLTGHADETNRVRGLESGADDYLTKPFSVRELAARVKALLRRSGRLGLIVMGSLKLSPGSREAWLDNDTLHLTPLEFDLLMTLAQAPGRIFSREELLVRHWGAEYEGTERVVDIYIGRLRKKLLTESDRLETVWGQGYRLRGD, translated from the coding sequence ATGCCAGCCAAAGTACTGGTCGTAGAAGACGATCCGGGCATTCGTATGTTGGTCGCCTCTACCCTGAAATCGGCAGGGCTTACCGTACTGGAGGCCCGTGACGGCGTCGAGGCCATGGACTTCGTACCGGAAGCGGATCTGGTGGTACTCGATGTGGGCCTGCCGCGACAATCCGGCTGGGAAGTCCTCGAGGGCATTCGCCAGAATTTCGGCCAGTTGCCGGTGCTGATGCTCACCGGCCATGCCGACGAGACCAACCGGGTGCGGGGCCTCGAGAGCGGGGCCGACGACTACCTCACCAAACCCTTTAGCGTGCGCGAGCTGGCCGCCCGGGTGAAGGCCCTCTTGCGCCGTTCGGGCCGGCTGGGGCTCATCGTGATGGGCTCGCTCAAGCTCTCCCCCGGCAGCCGCGAAGCCTGGCTCGACAACGACACGTTGCACCTCACGCCTTTGGAGTTCGACCTGCTGATGACCCTGGCCCAGGCCCCCGGGCGCATCTTCAGCCGCGAGGAACTGCTGGTGCGGCACTGGGGCGCCGAGTACGAGGGTACCGAGCGGGTGGTGGACATCTACATTGGCCGGCTGCGCAAAAAGCTCCTCACCGAGTCGGATCGGCTTGAGACGGTGTGGGGCCAGGGCTACCGGCTCAGGGGCGATTAG
- a CDS encoding DUF11 domain-containing protein: MKRLLLVLAAFALGLAQAQVVRNFTSRYNTNTQGDILLIGNTLMTCSTASGASNAGQCANARNGTGSPLNNNDFTMVYVDADTDPSTFNSSSATLSLPAGATVLWAGLYWGAEYQGSAPPSPAQVGFRTPAMSGYQTLTATQTDYANSDPGYIRYQRFAEVTSLVQAGGSGTYWVANVQATQYTSGTAPSPYAGWSLVVVYQRSGEPLRHLRVYDGFAAVTSSNPSVSITVSGFITPLSGPVNARLGMVAYEGDLGTKGDSVTLNSGSFSATLSNAVNPADNFFNSTISDLGAYVSGKTPNYINQLGFDIDRLQVSGLPNGATSATFAFQTGGDWYYPGVFTFAIDLYAPDLTTSFTKTVQDLNGGNVVVGDVLEYTVGFTNTGGDGATNVVLRDPIPSGTQYVPGSLRVVQNAAGAPTGTFTDAAGDDIAEYSSACSELPGSPPCVRFRLGTGANATQGGLILPTQGATVRFRVQVLPSAAGQTLTNTARVDYNSQTLGTAFSQAASASASASVPTPPGLAKAFSPGSIPVGSPSTLTLTLSNSNAAVATLTSALIDNLPAGLVVASSPAASTTCPGGSVTAAAGSSSVSLGSGAQIPAGGTCTVSVQVTSNSPGSYTNTLPAGALQTDLGNSPNPASATLTVQGVTLSGRIYQDQQPNAVREPSEDWSGGPTVYVNLVQGGSVVQSVAVSAGTGSFTFNGVVPGSYTLVVTNSASATTPTPPAGWLFVEPMTGSRSLSVSTSNIGGQDFGLFNGSRVSGRVFYDDGEAGGTANNALQDGGERGVPGVTVSATQGANTRTALTDTSGDYTLWLPASLFSAGNLTLSHPQNPATGSNVAGGSVTLASSFADPAARQRTLTFANGQSYAGYNFGLVRESRLYPNSAGQAPSPGTITYSHLYRPGTLGSVTLSQSGGSFTYQARLDANCNGSFDPGEDFQNLPLSFSVGSSWPREADGSLRACALELRGIIPAGKPVGSVDIAQLGSSLVWAGNPSVSDPRTLTDTTTVQAPGELTLSKQVRNCGALTNPNGTCSGSFSTSALAKPGEVLEYCIAYRNQGTQTVTQVVITDPIPFFSAYVTGSLRLNGTILTDGADADAGEVSSGLVVVRVGSVSAGGSGEVCYRVKIL, from the coding sequence ATGAAGCGCCTTCTTTTGGTTTTGGCCGCTTTCGCCTTGGGCCTGGCCCAGGCCCAGGTGGTGCGCAACTTCACCTCCCGCTATAACACCAATACCCAGGGCGACATCCTGCTGATCGGCAACACCCTGATGACTTGCTCCACGGCCAGCGGGGCCAGCAATGCCGGCCAGTGTGCGAACGCCCGGAACGGTACCGGCTCCCCCCTCAACAACAACGACTTCACCATGGTCTACGTGGATGCCGACACCGACCCCTCCACCTTCAACTCCTCCTCGGCCACGCTGAGCCTGCCCGCCGGGGCCACGGTGCTCTGGGCGGGGCTCTACTGGGGAGCCGAGTACCAGGGCAGCGCCCCCCCCAGCCCCGCGCAGGTGGGCTTCCGCACGCCTGCCATGAGCGGCTACCAGACCCTGACCGCTACCCAGACCGACTACGCGAACTCAGATCCAGGCTACATCCGCTACCAGCGGTTTGCGGAGGTCACCTCCCTGGTGCAGGCCGGAGGCAGCGGCACCTACTGGGTGGCCAACGTGCAGGCCACCCAGTACACCAGCGGCACCGCCCCCAGCCCCTACGCTGGCTGGAGCTTGGTGGTGGTCTACCAGCGCTCCGGCGAGCCCCTGCGCCACCTCAGGGTCTACGATGGCTTCGCCGCGGTGACCAGTTCAAACCCCAGCGTCTCCATAACGGTCAGCGGCTTCATCACGCCTTTGAGCGGCCCGGTGAACGCCCGGCTGGGCATGGTGGCCTACGAGGGCGACCTGGGCACCAAGGGCGATAGCGTGACGCTAAACAGCGGCAGCTTCAGCGCTACCCTCTCCAACGCGGTCAACCCAGCCGACAATTTCTTCAACTCCACCATCAGCGATCTGGGCGCTTACGTCTCCGGCAAGACCCCCAATTACATCAACCAGCTCGGCTTTGACATAGACCGCCTGCAGGTGAGCGGCCTGCCCAACGGGGCCACCTCGGCCACTTTCGCCTTCCAAACCGGGGGCGATTGGTACTACCCCGGCGTCTTCACCTTCGCCATAGACCTCTACGCCCCCGACCTCACCACCTCCTTCACCAAGACGGTGCAGGACCTGAACGGCGGGAACGTGGTGGTGGGGGACGTTTTGGAGTACACCGTGGGCTTCACCAACACCGGGGGGGACGGGGCCACCAACGTGGTGCTGCGGGACCCCATCCCCTCCGGGACCCAGTACGTGCCGGGTAGCCTCCGGGTAGTGCAAAACGCCGCCGGCGCCCCCACCGGCACCTTCACCGACGCCGCAGGCGACGACATCGCCGAGTACAGCTCCGCTTGCAGCGAGCTTCCCGGAAGCCCCCCTTGCGTCCGCTTCCGGCTCGGCACCGGGGCAAACGCCACCCAGGGCGGCCTCATCCTGCCCACCCAGGGGGCCACGGTGCGCTTCCGGGTGCAGGTCCTGCCCAGCGCCGCCGGCCAGACCCTCACCAACACCGCCCGGGTGGACTACAACAGCCAGACCCTGGGCACCGCCTTCAGCCAGGCCGCCTCGGCTAGCGCCAGCGCCAGCGTGCCCACCCCGCCGGGTCTGGCCAAGGCCTTCAGCCCCGGAAGCATCCCCGTGGGGAGCCCCAGCACCCTGACCCTCACCCTGAGCAACTCCAACGCCGCTGTGGCCACGCTGACCTCCGCCCTGATAGACAACCTGCCCGCAGGCCTGGTGGTGGCCAGCTCCCCGGCGGCCAGCACCACCTGCCCGGGCGGTTCGGTAACGGCAGCGGCCGGGAGCAGTTCGGTGAGCCTGGGTAGTGGAGCCCAGATCCCGGCGGGCGGCACCTGCACCGTAAGCGTCCAGGTCACCAGCAACAGCCCAGGTAGCTATACCAACACCTTGCCCGCAGGGGCCCTGCAAACCGACCTGGGCAATAGCCCCAACCCCGCCAGCGCCACCCTCACCGTTCAGGGGGTGACCCTCTCGGGGCGGATCTACCAGGACCAGCAGCCCAACGCCGTGCGCGAGCCCTCCGAGGACTGGAGCGGCGGCCCCACGGTCTACGTCAACCTGGTGCAGGGGGGGAGCGTGGTGCAGAGTGTGGCGGTGAGCGCAGGTACGGGAAGCTTTACCTTCAACGGGGTGGTGCCGGGGAGTTACACCCTGGTGGTGACGAACTCGGCCAGCGCCACCACCCCCACCCCCCCGGCGGGCTGGCTGTTCGTGGAGCCCATGACGGGCAGCCGCAGCCTTAGCGTAAGCACCTCGAACATCGGCGGCCAGGACTTTGGCCTCTTCAACGGCAGCCGGGTCAGCGGGCGGGTTTTCTACGATGACGGCGAGGCAGGAGGTACCGCCAACAACGCCTTGCAGGACGGGGGCGAGCGCGGGGTGCCGGGGGTGACGGTGAGCGCCACCCAGGGGGCCAACACCCGCACCGCCCTCACCGATACCTCTGGCGATTACACCCTGTGGCTGCCGGCCAGCCTCTTCAGCGCGGGCAACCTAACCCTCTCGCACCCGCAAAACCCGGCCACCGGCAGCAATGTCGCGGGCGGTAGCGTCACCCTGGCCTCGAGCTTCGCCGACCCCGCTGCCCGCCAGCGCACCCTCACCTTCGCGAACGGCCAGAGCTACGCCGGGTACAACTTCGGCCTGGTGCGCGAGAGCCGCCTCTACCCCAACAGCGCCGGCCAGGCCCCCAGCCCCGGCACCATCACCTATAGCCACCTCTATCGCCCCGGCACCCTGGGAAGCGTCACCCTTAGCCAAAGCGGCGGGAGCTTTACCTACCAGGCCCGTCTGGACGCCAACTGCAACGGCAGCTTCGACCCCGGCGAGGATTTCCAGAACCTTCCCCTTAGCTTTAGCGTAGGCAGCAGCTGGCCCCGTGAGGCCGACGGCAGCCTGCGGGCCTGTGCCCTCGAGCTGCGGGGGATCATCCCCGCCGGAAAGCCTGTAGGCAGCGTGGATATAGCCCAGCTCGGCTCGAGCCTGGTCTGGGCGGGCAACCCCAGCGTCAGCGACCCCCGCACCCTCACCGACACCACCACCGTGCAAGCCCCCGGCGAACTCACCCTGAGCAAGCAGGTGCGCAACTGCGGGGCGCTCACCAACCCCAACGGCACCTGTAGCGGCAGCTTCTCCACCAGCGCCCTCGCCAAGCCCGGAGAGGTGCTCGAGTACTGCATCGCCTACCGCAACCAAGGCACCCAGACCGTGACCCAGGTGGTCATCACCGACCCCATTCCCTTTTTCAGTGCATATGTCACCGGAAGCCTGCGCCTGAACGGTACAATTCTGACAGACGGTGCCGATGCCGATGCCGGTGAAGTCTCCAGCGGTTTGGTCGTGGTCCGCGTCGGGAGTGTGAGCGCAGGAGGCAGTGGTGAGGTCTGTTACAGGGTCAAGATCCTTTAG
- a CDS encoding SRPBCC family protein: MPELYVHPDISQASTLPAAFYKDPEIFERAKERVFARTWQWVGDTDDLKAPGTVKPFTLLEGFLDEPLVITRDHDDRLHLLSNVCTHRGMLVAETGDNARYLRCRYHGRRFGLDGCFQAMPEFEGVKDFPSEKDHLPKVPFGLWRGKFLFASLDPAVPLEEVLKPIEERLGWLPLQQFYFEPARARDYLVRANWALYCDNYLEGFHIPFIHASLNAAIDYGSYTTEVYGWCNLQLGVAASGETAFELPKDSPDYGQRIGAYYYWVFPNLMLNFYPWGLSVNVVRPLGPELTKVSFLPYVWRPDLLDSGAGAALDRVEREDEVVVEAVQKGVKSRFYDRGRFSVAREQGVHHFHRLLAQALAP; encoded by the coding sequence ATGCCCGAGCTGTATGTCCACCCGGATATCTCCCAAGCCTCTACCCTGCCCGCGGCGTTTTACAAAGACCCTGAGATCTTCGAACGGGCCAAGGAGCGGGTGTTCGCCCGCACCTGGCAGTGGGTGGGCGACACCGACGACCTCAAAGCGCCTGGCACGGTCAAGCCCTTTACCCTGCTGGAGGGCTTCCTCGACGAGCCGCTGGTGATCACCCGCGACCACGACGACCGGCTCCACCTCCTCTCCAACGTCTGCACCCACCGGGGGATGCTGGTGGCTGAGACCGGGGACAACGCCCGCTACCTGCGCTGCCGCTACCACGGGCGGCGCTTCGGCCTGGACGGCTGTTTCCAGGCCATGCCGGAGTTCGAGGGGGTGAAGGATTTCCCCAGCGAGAAAGACCATCTGCCCAAAGTTCCCTTCGGGCTGTGGCGGGGTAAGTTTCTCTTTGCCAGCCTAGACCCGGCGGTGCCGCTGGAGGAGGTCTTGAAGCCCATAGAGGAGCGCCTGGGCTGGCTGCCGCTGCAGCAGTTTTACTTCGAACCCGCGCGGGCCCGTGACTATTTGGTGCGGGCTAACTGGGCCCTGTACTGCGACAACTACCTCGAGGGCTTCCACATCCCCTTCATCCACGCCTCGCTGAACGCGGCGATCGACTACGGCAGCTACACCACCGAGGTCTACGGCTGGTGCAACCTACAGCTAGGCGTAGCGGCCTCGGGCGAGACGGCCTTCGAGCTTCCCAAAGACTCCCCCGACTATGGCCAGCGCATCGGGGCCTACTACTACTGGGTCTTTCCCAACCTGATGCTGAACTTCTACCCCTGGGGCCTTTCGGTGAACGTGGTGCGGCCTTTGGGGCCGGAACTCACCAAAGTCTCGTTCTTGCCCTACGTGTGGAGGCCCGACCTGCTGGACTCCGGGGCGGGGGCGGCGCTAGACCGGGTAGAGCGCGAGGATGAGGTGGTGGTAGAAGCCGTGCAAAAGGGAGTTAAGTCGCGCTTTTACGACCGCGGGCGCTTTAGCGTGGCCCGGGAACAGGGGGTCCACCACTTCCACCGCCTGCTAGCCCAGGCCCTCGCCCCTTAG